From the Bradyrhizobium ontarionense genome, the window GTCTCCGGCATCTGCGCTCGAGAGGCGCCGGAGCCCGCCCATCCTGCCCAACCCCGTTCGCGACGTCAGCGCGCAAGGTCACGTGACGCCGCCCAGGCGATGCTTCAGGTTTCCTTGAAGCGATAGCCGACGCCGTAGAGGGTTTCGATCATCTCGAACTCCTCGTCGACCATCTTGAACTTCTTGCGCAGCCGCTTGATGTGGCTGTCGATGGTGCGGTCGTCGACATAGACCTGATCGTCATAGGCCGCGTCCATCAGCGCATTGCGGCTCTTGACGACGCCCGGACGCTGCGCGAGCGCCTGAAGAATCAGAAACTCGGTGACGGTCAGCGTCACCGGCTCGTTCTTCCAGGTGCAGGTGTGCCGTTCCGGGTCCATGCGCAGGAGGCCGCGATCGAGCGCCTTGGCGTCGTTCTCCTTCGGCAGCGCCGTCGGATCCTTCGGCTGCGAGCGGCGCAGCACGGCCTTGACGCGTTCGACCAGCAGCCGCTGCGAGAACGGTTTGCGGATGAAGTCGTCCGCGCCCATCTTCAGGCCGAACAGCTCGTCGATCTCCTCGTCCTTGGAGGTGAGGAAGATCACCGGCAGGTCGGACTTCTGCCGCAGCCGCCGCAATGTCTCCATGCCGTCCATGCGCGGCATCTTGATGTCGAGGATGGCGAGATCCGGCTGACTCGTCCGAAAGCCGTCGAGCGCCGACGCACCATCAGTGTAGGTCATGATGCGATAGCCTTCGGCCTCGAGCGCGATCGAGACGGATGTAAGAATGTTGCGGTCGTCATCGACCAAGGCGATTGTGGGCATGAGCCTGCTTTCAGAGTCTGGTTAGCCGAGACTGCGATAATCCGGATAAGGGCCGCATAAATGGGCTTCGAACATGGTCAACGAGCAATGCAAGCTGGGCTGAAGTGTGACCGAGTTCCACAAATACCATGGCAAAGTCTTGTGCCGTGCCTAAGTCTACAGCCCGTTTAGCCGAAAAAAGGCCTTCATTGCAACAGGATGGACGAGGGAAAGACGATGCAGCCGAGCTTTAACCCTAACCGCGTCACCGCCTCCCTGCTGCGACGGAGCCGGC encodes:
- a CDS encoding response regulator transcription factor — protein: MPTIALVDDDRNILTSVSIALEAEGYRIMTYTDGASALDGFRTSQPDLAILDIKMPRMDGMETLRRLRQKSDLPVIFLTSKDEEIDELFGLKMGADDFIRKPFSQRLLVERVKAVLRRSQPKDPTALPKENDAKALDRGLLRMDPERHTCTWKNEPVTLTVTEFLILQALAQRPGVVKSRNALMDAAYDDQVYVDDRTIDSHIKRLRKKFKMVDEEFEMIETLYGVGYRFKET